One segment of Streptosporangium brasiliense DNA contains the following:
- a CDS encoding lantibiotic dehydratase yields MTKVRLGDSGWSVWPDALLRTTGFPADGLDAFAAPAAAAAADDLLAGNGDAEMFDKTLAEAVAAGARKICEIAADPLFREAVTWQNPGVLVALDGLVAGGPEASRNVRRRDRERAVIRYWQRYCAKNETIGFFGPVCWIDVERSEQALSVRTGPGLLRHRRVFFEGWAMTAYADHLAGDPLVRRWWPPALLPHLTVQERSLLRPMQPPLALSPVEAAVLARCDGRTPAVEVVAGLDRPEDGYLLLERLVERELITWDAALPIGRDAEDVPA; encoded by the coding sequence GTGACGAAGGTGAGACTGGGAGACAGCGGCTGGTCGGTGTGGCCGGACGCGTTGCTGCGCACGACGGGGTTCCCCGCCGACGGGCTGGACGCCTTCGCGGCGCCCGCGGCCGCCGCCGCGGCCGACGATCTGCTCGCCGGTAACGGTGATGCGGAGATGTTCGACAAGACGCTGGCCGAGGCGGTCGCGGCGGGTGCTCGCAAGATCTGTGAGATCGCCGCTGATCCGCTGTTCCGTGAGGCGGTGACCTGGCAGAACCCGGGTGTGCTGGTCGCCTTGGACGGCTTGGTGGCCGGTGGTCCGGAGGCGAGCCGTAATGTGCGGCGGCGGGACCGGGAGCGGGCGGTGATCCGTTACTGGCAGCGTTACTGCGCCAAGAACGAGACCATCGGGTTCTTCGGCCCGGTCTGCTGGATCGACGTCGAGCGGTCCGAGCAGGCGCTGAGCGTCCGGACCGGCCCGGGCCTGCTCCGCCACCGACGGGTGTTCTTCGAGGGCTGGGCGATGACCGCCTACGCCGATCATCTGGCCGGGGATCCGCTGGTCCGCCGCTGGTGGCCGCCCGCGCTGCTGCCCCATCTCACCGTGCAGGAGCGGTCGCTGCTGCGACCGATGCAGCCGCCGCTGGCGCTGTCGCCGGTGGAGGCGGCGGTGCTGGCCCGCTGTGACGGACGGACCCCGGCGGTGGAGGTCGTCGCCGGGCTGGACCGGCCGGAGGACGGCTACCTGCTGCTGGAGCGGCTGGTCGAGCGGGAGTTGATCACCTGGGACGCGGCGCTGCCGATCGGCCGCGACGCCGAGGACGTGCCTGCGTGA
- a CDS encoding lantibiotic dehydratase, translated as MAGLARLCAARDAVAAAAGDPVGLKEALAGLDAEFTAVTGAAPRRRDGQMYAGRTLCYEDTTRDVDVTVGSSLLDDLAPPLALILATAHWLTHAISSACRDVLRELHDELRDGSDAPVRLADLWYLAQGLLFTGGDNPFRTVADDFARRWAELIGVPAGLGSGARVQLSAAELAEPLARLFPAGRPGWAAARLHSPDLQICAPDVDAVNRGDYQAVLGELHAAWPTFDCDLFTVWHPEVDRLRDELTADLGPDRVRLLHPDTWPRHTGRVAPSLTGTTDRLLGFAAAPGADPERLLPATSVIVSDDDGTLIATAPDGHRWPLIEMFAGMLNGLAVDAFKLTSPAPHVPRITIDRLVIARETWRTTVTETGLADITNERERYLATRAWRQRLNLPDQIFVKIGTEVKPCYFDLTSPHYVGVLCTMLRTAGPEVSVVISEALPTPDQAWVPDHQGNRYFSELRLQITDPVTAGGGR; from the coding sequence GTGGCGGGGCTGGCGCGGTTGTGCGCGGCCCGTGACGCGGTGGCCGCCGCCGCGGGTGACCCGGTGGGGTTGAAGGAGGCGCTGGCTGGGCTGGACGCGGAGTTCACCGCGGTCACCGGTGCCGCGCCGCGGCGGCGGGACGGGCAGATGTACGCCGGTCGCACGCTGTGTTACGAGGACACCACCCGGGACGTCGACGTCACCGTCGGCTCCTCCCTCCTCGACGACCTCGCACCACCTCTCGCGCTCATCCTGGCCACCGCCCACTGGCTCACCCACGCGATCAGCTCGGCCTGCCGGGACGTCCTGCGGGAGCTCCACGACGAGCTGCGGGACGGCTCCGACGCCCCGGTGCGCCTGGCCGACCTGTGGTATCTCGCCCAGGGGCTGCTGTTCACCGGCGGCGACAACCCGTTCCGCACGGTGGCCGACGACTTCGCCCGGCGGTGGGCCGAGCTGATCGGCGTGCCGGCCGGCCTCGGGAGCGGCGCGCGCGTCCAGCTCTCGGCCGCCGAGCTGGCCGAGCCGCTGGCGCGGCTGTTCCCCGCCGGGCGGCCCGGCTGGGCGGCGGCCCGGCTGCACAGCCCCGACCTGCAGATCTGCGCCCCCGACGTCGACGCCGTCAACCGCGGCGACTACCAGGCGGTCCTCGGTGAGCTGCACGCGGCCTGGCCGACGTTCGACTGCGACCTCTTCACCGTCTGGCACCCCGAGGTCGACCGGCTCCGGGACGAGCTGACCGCCGACCTCGGGCCGGACCGGGTCCGGCTGCTCCACCCCGACACCTGGCCCCGGCACACCGGGCGGGTCGCGCCGTCGCTGACCGGCACCACCGACCGGCTGCTGGGGTTCGCCGCGGCACCGGGCGCCGACCCGGAGCGGCTGCTGCCGGCCACCTCGGTCATCGTCTCCGACGACGACGGCACCCTGATCGCCACCGCCCCCGACGGACACCGGTGGCCGCTCATCGAGATGTTCGCCGGCATGCTCAACGGCCTCGCCGTCGACGCCTTCAAGCTCACCTCGCCCGCGCCGCACGTGCCCCGGATCACCATCGACCGGCTGGTCATCGCCCGCGAGACCTGGCGCACCACCGTCACCGAGACCGGACTGGCCGACATCACCAACGAACGCGAACGCTACCTGGCCACCCGCGCCTGGCGACAGCGCCTCAACCTGCCCGACCAGATCTTCGTCAAGATCGGCACCGAAGTGAAACCCTGCTACTTCGACCTCACCAGCCCCCACTACGTCGGCGTGCTGTGCACCATGCTCCGCACCGCCGGCCCCGAGGTCTCCGTCGTGATCAGCGAGGCCCTGCCCACCCCCGACCAGGCCTGGGTCCCCGACCACCAGGGCAACCGCTACTTCAGCGAACTGCGCCTGCAGATCACCGACCCCGTCACCGCGGGCGGTGGGCGATGA
- a CDS encoding amino acid adenylation domain-containing protein, with product MSDRLSQPEADRVGADHPETEHLETDHLEADRMEADQTLSSERTVSSGRTVADLVVARARAVPDALAVAQWDEEITYRELAGRAAALAARLGALGVGPETRVGICMERRPALLVAIYGVLLAGGCYVPLDPAGPRLRLRDMAVDAGLEVVVADRAGAEAAGEAGLRCVAVPGPAESVDLAAVPDCPAAPDNLAYVLYTSGSTGRPKGVLVTHHNLADFVLGTIETVGAGPDTRALGFSSLSFDASALDLFVPLIVGGSVHIAGDADRSDPTRLQRFVAEHRITWGFVTPAVLALLDPATLPDWQVVMAGGEAVPAELVNRWPGRRFVNVYGPTEATVSAATAELAAPQATPVPIGHPTPGHRCYVVDDHFRLVEPGAEGELLIGGPGVTRGYLNRPALTAAAFVPDPFSGEAGARLYRTGDMARYADDGQLVYLGRRDGQVKIRGQRIELGEIVTVLQEHPAVAQAAVEAVPRPGGGLELVAFLTPEDAPADAGYAASRLTVAMLPGRVLRLPELPLNSSGKVDRSRLRELAAEERPADDSPEGGTATERALAAVWRRLGVGADFFAGGGDSITAMRLVAAARSELGLDVTVDDVFAGRTLPEIAARFDGAARLAGPELTLGHPPTLAPPQRRLWFLDQLAPEAAPYNIALAERLRGPLEVTALRTALRTVAERHDVLRWRIRQRAGVPYAVCEPPSDVDLTVVDLSGYGQAQREAQLRTRLAAGASAPFDLAGGSPWRAWLYVLAPDEHVLALTLHHAVFDGWSRDTLYTDLSAAYTAAVTGRAVDLPPLRASYADYAVWRAERDSRTGEADLAWWAGHLSGAPTVLDLPRDRPRPAVQTYRGAEARVALPPGTDAAVRALAADLGATPAGVLLAGLGRLLHRLTGAADHVVGAVVADRRVAAFDDLVGFFIDMVPLRLRSDDRTDFATHVRRCTRELLDVAAHPAAPLERVVEELDIRRDTSRAPLVQVMFNVLNLTEPRLELPGVRGETIEVDKPGSPFDLTVYVAERDGGFSVEVVYNPDLFDAARIDAMLADYVNVVGALAADPATPMGAVALPGRVSPEAAPGAMRVADPVAVAPSAGQGTGSTATEELIATIWREVLERDGVGPDDNFFDIGGHSLALAAVHARLCVQLDRELRMVDLFRYPNIRSLAAYLDAESPAGGSAGHPQAGNPELARAASRAEARRNRTRRPRRVHSTTGQENDHDQ from the coding sequence ATGAGCGACCGTCTGTCCCAGCCGGAGGCGGACCGCGTGGGGGCGGACCACCCGGAGACGGAGCACCTGGAAACGGACCACCTGGAGGCGGACCGCATGGAGGCCGATCAGACGCTCTCCTCGGAGCGGACCGTCTCTTCGGGGCGGACCGTCGCCGACCTCGTCGTGGCGCGGGCCCGCGCCGTGCCGGACGCGCTCGCGGTCGCCCAGTGGGACGAGGAGATCACCTACCGGGAGCTGGCCGGCCGCGCCGCCGCGCTCGCGGCCCGGCTCGGCGCGCTCGGCGTCGGGCCGGAGACCAGGGTCGGGATCTGCATGGAGCGGCGGCCCGCGCTGCTGGTCGCGATCTACGGCGTGCTGCTGGCCGGCGGCTGCTACGTGCCGCTGGACCCGGCCGGCCCCCGGCTGCGGCTGCGGGACATGGCCGTCGACGCCGGTCTGGAGGTCGTGGTGGCCGACCGGGCGGGCGCGGAGGCGGCCGGCGAGGCGGGCCTGCGGTGCGTCGCCGTACCCGGCCCGGCCGAGTCCGTCGACCTGGCCGCGGTGCCGGACTGCCCGGCCGCGCCGGACAACCTCGCCTACGTGCTGTACACCTCCGGCTCCACCGGCCGGCCCAAGGGCGTGCTCGTCACCCACCACAACCTGGCCGACTTCGTCCTCGGAACCATCGAGACCGTCGGGGCCGGACCGGACACCCGCGCGCTGGGCTTCTCCTCCCTCAGCTTCGACGCCTCCGCCCTCGACCTGTTCGTCCCGCTGATCGTGGGCGGGTCGGTGCACATCGCCGGCGACGCCGACCGCTCCGACCCGACCAGGCTGCAGCGGTTCGTCGCCGAGCACCGGATCACCTGGGGGTTCGTCACCCCCGCCGTGCTGGCCCTGCTCGACCCGGCCACGCTGCCCGACTGGCAGGTGGTGATGGCCGGCGGCGAGGCGGTGCCGGCCGAGCTGGTCAACCGGTGGCCGGGCCGCCGGTTCGTCAACGTCTACGGGCCCACCGAGGCGACGGTGTCGGCCGCCACCGCCGAGCTGGCCGCCCCGCAGGCCACGCCGGTGCCGATCGGCCACCCGACGCCCGGCCACCGCTGCTACGTCGTCGACGACCACTTCCGCCTGGTCGAGCCCGGCGCCGAGGGCGAGCTGCTGATCGGCGGCCCCGGCGTGACCCGCGGCTACCTGAACAGGCCCGCGCTGACCGCCGCGGCGTTCGTGCCCGACCCGTTCTCCGGCGAGGCGGGCGCGCGGCTCTACCGGACCGGGGACATGGCGCGCTACGCCGACGACGGACAGCTCGTCTACCTGGGCCGCCGCGACGGACAGGTCAAGATCCGCGGCCAGCGGATCGAGCTGGGCGAGATCGTCACCGTCCTGCAGGAGCACCCGGCGGTGGCGCAGGCGGCGGTGGAGGCGGTGCCGCGGCCCGGCGGCGGCCTGGAGCTGGTCGCCTTCCTCACGCCGGAGGACGCCCCGGCCGACGCCGGATACGCCGCCTCGCGGCTGACCGTGGCGATGCTGCCGGGACGCGTGCTGCGCCTGCCCGAGCTGCCGCTCAACTCCTCCGGCAAAGTGGACCGGTCCCGGCTGCGGGAGCTGGCCGCCGAGGAACGCCCGGCCGACGACTCGCCGGAAGGGGGGACGGCCACCGAACGGGCGCTCGCGGCGGTGTGGCGGCGCCTCGGCGTCGGCGCCGACTTCTTCGCCGGCGGAGGCGACTCGATCACCGCGATGCGGCTGGTCGCCGCCGCCCGCAGCGAGCTGGGCCTGGACGTGACGGTGGACGACGTGTTCGCCGGCCGCACCCTGCCGGAGATCGCCGCCCGGTTCGACGGGGCCGCCCGGCTGGCGGGGCCGGAGCTCACCCTCGGCCATCCGCCGACCCTGGCCCCGCCGCAGCGCCGTCTGTGGTTCCTGGACCAGCTCGCGCCCGAGGCCGCGCCGTACAACATCGCCCTGGCCGAGAGGCTGCGCGGCCCCCTGGAGGTGACGGCGCTGCGGACGGCGCTGCGGACCGTCGCCGAGCGGCACGACGTGCTGCGCTGGCGGATCCGGCAGCGGGCCGGCGTGCCGTACGCCGTCTGCGAGCCGCCCTCCGACGTGGACCTGACCGTGGTCGACCTGAGCGGGTACGGCCAGGCGCAGCGGGAGGCGCAGCTGCGCACCCGGCTGGCGGCCGGCGCGTCCGCGCCGTTCGACCTGGCGGGCGGCTCCCCCTGGCGGGCGTGGCTGTACGTGCTGGCCCCCGACGAGCACGTGCTGGCGCTGACCCTGCACCACGCGGTGTTCGACGGCTGGTCCCGGGACACGCTCTACACCGACCTGTCGGCCGCCTACACGGCCGCCGTCACCGGCCGGGCGGTGGACCTGCCGCCGCTGCGGGCCTCCTACGCCGACTACGCGGTCTGGCGGGCCGAGCGGGACAGCCGCACCGGCGAGGCGGACCTGGCCTGGTGGGCCGGGCACCTGAGCGGGGCGCCCACCGTGCTGGACCTGCCCCGCGACCGGCCCCGCCCGGCCGTGCAGACCTACCGGGGCGCCGAGGCCCGCGTGGCCCTGCCGCCCGGGACCGACGCCGCGGTCCGCGCGCTGGCCGCCGACCTCGGGGCGACCCCGGCGGGGGTGCTGCTGGCGGGGCTCGGCCGGCTGCTCCACCGGCTCACCGGCGCCGCCGACCACGTGGTCGGCGCGGTCGTCGCCGACCGGCGGGTGGCCGCCTTCGACGACCTGGTCGGGTTCTTCATCGACATGGTCCCGCTGCGGCTGCGGTCGGACGACCGCACCGACTTCGCCACCCACGTACGGCGCTGCACCCGCGAGCTGCTGGACGTCGCCGCGCACCCGGCCGCGCCGCTGGAGCGCGTGGTCGAGGAGCTCGACATCCGCCGGGACACCTCCCGCGCCCCGCTGGTGCAGGTCATGTTCAACGTGCTGAACCTGACCGAGCCCCGGCTGGAGCTGCCCGGCGTGCGCGGCGAGACGATCGAGGTCGACAAGCCGGGCTCGCCGTTCGACCTGACCGTGTACGTGGCGGAGCGGGACGGCGGATTCTCCGTCGAGGTCGTCTACAACCCCGACCTGTTCGACGCCGCCAGGATCGACGCGATGCTCGCCGACTACGTGAACGTGGTCGGCGCGCTGGCCGCCGACCCGGCCACCCCGATGGGCGCGGTCGCGCTGCCCGGCCGGGTCTCACCGGAGGCGGCGCCCGGCGCCATGCGGGTCGCCGACCCGGTGGCCGTGGCGCCGTCGGCGGGCCAGGGGACCGGGTCGACCGCCACCGAGGAGCTGATCGCCACGATCTGGCGTGAGGTTCTGGAGCGGGACGGCGTCGGCCCCGACGACAACTTCTTCGACATCGGCGGTCACTCGCTGGCGCTCGCCGCCGTGCACGCCCGCCTGTGCGTCCAGCTCGACCGTGAACTGCGGATGGTGGACCTGTTCCGCTACCCCAACATCCGATCCCTCGCCGCCTATCTCGACGCCGAAAGCCCGGCGGGCGGCTCCGCCGGGCACCCCCAGGCCGGCAATCCCGAACTCGCCCGCGCGGCCTCCCGGGCCGAGGCGCGGCGCAACCGCACGCGACGCCCACGACGCGTCCACAGCACCACCGGACAGGAGAACGACCATGACCAGTGA